From a region of the Sinorhizobium sp. B11 genome:
- the galE gene encoding UDP-glucose 4-epimerase GalE, translating into MAVLVTGGAGYIGSHMVWTLLDAGEDVVVLDNLSTGFRWAVAPAARFYLGDVSDPDVLKKIFIENDIEAIIHFAGSAVVPVSVADPLSYYDNNSGKTRALLSASIKAGIRNFVFSSTAAVYGQQKSSAPVKETAPLNPENPYGQSKLMTEMMLRDAAAAYDFGYVALRYFNVAGADPQLRAGQSTSGATHLIKVACEAALGKRGSITVYGFDYPTHDGTGVRDYIHVSDLTAAHLKALEHLRQGRGPLVANCGYGNGYSVLDVLNMVTRLNGHSFKINMAARRPGDAASVVADATLARRVLDWAPRYDSLETIVRSSLDWELFLMNKSVDDLHSIHRALAAASF; encoded by the coding sequence ATGGCGGTTCTGGTGACAGGTGGGGCTGGATATATCGGCAGCCACATGGTTTGGACGCTGTTGGATGCCGGTGAAGACGTCGTCGTGCTCGACAACCTCTCTACCGGCTTTCGCTGGGCCGTGGCGCCGGCGGCGCGCTTCTATCTTGGCGATGTCTCCGATCCGGATGTGCTGAAGAAGATCTTCATCGAGAACGATATCGAGGCAATCATCCATTTCGCCGGCTCTGCCGTCGTCCCTGTTTCGGTTGCCGATCCGCTCTCCTACTACGATAACAATTCAGGCAAAACGCGCGCGCTGCTGAGCGCTTCGATCAAGGCCGGTATCCGCAACTTCGTCTTCTCCTCGACGGCCGCTGTCTACGGCCAGCAGAAGAGCTCCGCTCCCGTGAAGGAAACGGCACCCCTCAATCCGGAAAATCCATACGGCCAGTCGAAGCTGATGACCGAAATGATGCTTCGTGACGCCGCGGCCGCCTATGACTTCGGTTATGTGGCGCTCCGCTATTTCAACGTCGCGGGCGCCGACCCGCAGCTGCGCGCTGGCCAGTCGACCTCGGGTGCGACCCATCTCATCAAGGTCGCCTGTGAGGCTGCGCTCGGGAAGCGTGGCAGCATTACCGTCTACGGTTTCGATTACCCGACCCATGATGGCACCGGTGTGCGCGACTACATCCATGTCAGTGATTTGACGGCGGCGCATTTGAAGGCACTCGAGCATCTGCGCCAGGGCAGGGGGCCACTTGTCGCCAACTGCGGCTATGGCAACGGCTATTCCGTACTCGACGTATTGAACATGGTCACCCGCTTGAACGGTCATTCGTTCAAAATCAACATGGCGGCACGTCGCCCGGGTGACGCCGCAAGCGTCGTCGCCGATGCGACGCTTGCCCGCCGCGTGCTGGATTGGGCGCCGAGATATGACTCACTGGAAACCATCGTCCGCAGCTCGCTCGACTGGGAGCTCTTCCTGATGAACAAGAGCGTCGACGATCTGCACAGCATTCATCGCGCACTGGCTGCAGCTTCTTTCTGA
- a CDS encoding EAL domain-containing protein codes for MKNFIASLRLQKDNPKFLVAQFKALSSQIPILYVLLVINALAVAITHIRSAPLWLSLYIPVGLSIVCVFRLCWWEISGKENVTPERALRLMKITLAGAVILTIGFGGWAIALYRYGDASQQGQIAYFLVVTGISCVFCLMHLPLAAAITTVITFTAMIVTFLFSGNPVFVATAVSGLFLVLPFLRVINSYFQNFAHLVRLAEELKQKQAEAEELNRVNSRNALQDQLTGLANRRSFFLSLEQMLLKDPAAPPVIGIVDLDGFKPVNDVFGHAAGDVVLKETARRFVSLLGDQGIVSRLGGDEFGIIFPADMTLRAISDLGLALCAAVREPYDIPDGSVRVSGSCGIVYPEAGEYTAEDLYEKADFALYQVKSKRVGGVEFFSPEHEKILTQRYLIELELQTENFASELKLEYQPIVELRSGRVVGFEALARWDSARFGRISPDAFIPAAERTAVIGRVTRILFGQALDALKIMPTHLRVSFNLSARDICDHETSMALLAMINRSGVDPKRIEFEITETALLSDFDTADQVIGMLRAAGISIALDDFGTGYSSLSHIHRLAFDKLKIDKAFVMNFDRDARCMNITRSVANLCQNLGIASVAEGVESEDVAESLKGIGVRLAQGYYFSRPLPLELAIDYAVRRDATVSQPLSA; via the coding sequence ATGAAGAACTTCATAGCCTCGTTGCGGCTGCAAAAAGATAATCCGAAGTTTCTGGTGGCACAGTTCAAGGCTTTGTCGTCACAGATTCCGATTCTCTACGTTCTTCTTGTCATCAATGCGCTGGCTGTGGCCATCACTCACATTAGGTCGGCGCCTCTCTGGCTTTCGCTCTACATTCCCGTCGGGCTCAGCATTGTCTGCGTCTTTCGCCTCTGCTGGTGGGAAATATCAGGCAAGGAAAATGTCACGCCGGAGCGCGCGCTGCGGCTGATGAAGATAACGCTAGCAGGCGCAGTCATCCTCACCATCGGCTTCGGCGGTTGGGCTATCGCGCTCTATCGATATGGCGATGCCTCGCAGCAGGGGCAGATCGCCTATTTTCTGGTTGTAACCGGCATTTCCTGCGTTTTCTGCCTGATGCATCTGCCGCTCGCCGCGGCAATCACCACGGTCATCACCTTTACGGCCATGATCGTGACCTTTCTCTTTTCCGGCAACCCGGTTTTCGTTGCAACGGCCGTCAGCGGCCTGTTCCTGGTGCTGCCTTTCCTGCGTGTCATCAACAGCTACTTCCAGAATTTCGCGCACCTCGTGCGGCTTGCAGAAGAGCTCAAGCAGAAGCAGGCTGAAGCCGAGGAACTGAATCGCGTCAATAGTCGCAATGCCTTGCAGGACCAACTGACTGGCCTTGCCAATCGTCGCAGTTTCTTCCTGTCGCTGGAACAGATGCTGCTGAAGGATCCCGCCGCGCCACCGGTCATCGGCATCGTCGATCTCGATGGCTTCAAACCAGTCAATGACGTCTTCGGCCACGCGGCTGGCGACGTCGTATTGAAGGAGACGGCGCGCCGCTTCGTCTCGTTATTGGGCGATCAGGGCATCGTCTCGCGTCTTGGTGGCGATGAGTTCGGCATCATCTTCCCCGCTGACATGACGCTCAGGGCAATTTCCGATCTCGGCCTGGCGCTATGCGCGGCCGTGCGCGAACCCTATGACATCCCCGACGGTTCGGTCCGTGTTTCCGGCTCCTGCGGCATCGTCTATCCTGAAGCGGGCGAGTACACGGCCGAAGACCTCTACGAGAAAGCGGACTTCGCGCTCTATCAGGTCAAGAGCAAGCGTGTCGGCGGTGTGGAATTCTTCTCGCCGGAGCACGAAAAGATCCTGACACAACGCTACCTGATCGAGCTCGAACTGCAGACCGAGAATTTCGCCAGCGAGCTGAAGCTCGAATATCAGCCGATCGTCGAACTGCGCAGCGGCCGTGTCGTCGGTTTTGAGGCGCTTGCGCGTTGGGACAGCGCCCGCTTCGGCCGCATCAGCCCCGATGCTTTCATTCCGGCTGCCGAACGCACCGCCGTGATCGGCCGCGTGACGCGCATTCTCTTCGGCCAGGCGCTCGACGCCCTGAAGATCATGCCGACGCATCTGCGCGTCTCCTTCAACCTGTCGGCCCGCGACATCTGCGATCACGAAACCTCGATGGCCCTGCTCGCCATGATCAACCGGTCGGGCGTCGACCCAAAACGTATCGAATTCGAGATCACCGAGACGGCGCTGCTGTCTGACTTCGATACTGCCGATCAGGTGATCGGCATGCTGCGCGCCGCCGGCATCTCGATTGCGCTTGATGATTTCGGCACGGGCTATTCAAGCTTGAGCCATATCCATCGCCTGGCCTTCGACAAGCTGAAGATCGACAAGGCCTTCGTGATGAATTTCGACCGCGATGCTCGCTGCATGAACATCACCCGTTCCGTCGCCAATCTTTGCCAGAACCTCGGCATCGCTTCCGTGGCCGAAGGTGTCGAAAGCGAGGATGTGGCGGAGTCGCTGAAAGGCATCGGCGTAAGATTGGCGCAGGGCTATTATTTCTCCCGGCCGCTGCCGCTGGAACTGGCGATCGACTACGCGGTCAGGCGCGATGCCACTGTTTCTCAGCCCCTTTCGGCCTGA
- a CDS encoding enoyl-CoA hydratase/isomerase family protein: MDNSNQSEVIVERRGTAGLIRLNRPKALNSLTIPMVRTIAAALDEFAGDQAVASVVVMGEGERGFCAGGDIRAIHLSGRSGDGLAETFWREEFRLNHRIASYPKPYVALMDGITMGGGVGLASHGRHRIVTERTRLAMPETGIGYFPDVGATWLLPRTPGESGTWMALTGLDINASDAIYTGLADVYMSSSRLEEAVHHLTNLSAGSSSDDVDAVLRGLSEQVDEGRLQANAAMIDRAFHFNRVEDIASALATEEGEFAAETRRVMLTRSPTSLKLALRLLRAGRQSRTLGECLARELGACMHVLHGPDFYEGVRAAVIDKDRNPKWSPPTIALVNDEMIGRFFESPKPPLSL, encoded by the coding sequence ATGGACAATAGCAATCAAAGCGAAGTTATCGTTGAACGGCGTGGCACGGCGGGCCTTATCCGGCTGAACCGCCCAAAGGCGTTGAACAGCCTGACGATCCCGATGGTGCGTACGATTGCCGCCGCACTTGACGAGTTTGCCGGTGACCAAGCGGTGGCCAGCGTCGTCGTGATGGGGGAGGGCGAGCGCGGCTTCTGCGCCGGCGGCGATATCCGCGCCATTCACCTGAGCGGGCGTTCCGGCGACGGCCTGGCGGAAACCTTCTGGCGCGAGGAATTCCGCCTCAATCACCGGATTGCCAGCTATCCGAAACCCTATGTGGCGCTGATGGACGGCATCACCATGGGCGGCGGCGTCGGGCTTGCCAGCCACGGCCGCCATCGGATCGTCACCGAGCGTACCCGCCTTGCCATGCCGGAAACCGGTATCGGCTATTTTCCAGATGTCGGCGCTACGTGGCTGTTGCCTCGCACGCCGGGTGAAAGCGGTACTTGGATGGCCCTGACCGGGCTCGATATCAATGCCTCCGATGCAATCTATACCGGCCTCGCTGACGTCTATATGTCTTCCTCGCGCCTCGAAGAGGCAGTCCATCATCTGACGAACCTGTCTGCGGGAAGTTCGTCTGACGATGTGGATGCGGTGCTGCGCGGTCTCTCGGAGCAAGTGGACGAAGGCAGGTTGCAGGCCAATGCCGCAATGATCGACCGTGCCTTCCATTTCAACCGCGTAGAGGACATCGCTTCCGCACTCGCTACGGAGGAGGGTGAATTCGCCGCAGAAACCCGCCGTGTGATGCTCACACGTTCGCCGACCAGTCTCAAGCTTGCCTTGCGGCTGTTGAGAGCCGGCCGCCAGAGCCGCACGCTTGGCGAATGCCTGGCCCGCGAACTCGGGGCTTGCATGCACGTGCTGCACGGTCCGGATTTCTACGAGGGCGTTCGCGCAGCCGTCATCGACAAGGACCGCAATCCGAAATGGTCGCCGCCGACGATCGCCCTGGTCAATGATGAAATGATCGGCCGCTTCTTCGAATCGCCCAAGCCGCCGCTTTCGCTCTGA
- a CDS encoding ATP-dependent helicase codes for MYLERLNPQQRMAVEHGTLADGSHVAGPLLVIAGAGSGKTNTLAHRVAHLILKGADPRRILLMTFSRRAAAEMGRRVERICGEVLGKNSGIMADALAWSGTFHGIGARLLRDYAEQIGIDPAFSIHDREDSADLMNLVRHDLGFSKTESRFPTKGTCLAIYSRAVNSEMELPLVLRDAFPWCATWEKQLRELFACYVESKQSQNVLDYDDLLLYWAQMVAEPMIAEDIGSRFDHVLVDEYQDTNKLQSSILLALKPTGQGLTVVGDDAQSIYSFRAATVRNILDFPAAFSPAANIVTLDRNYRSTQPILAAANAVIDLASERFTKNLWTERESPERPRLVTVRDENDQARYVADKVLDNREEGVKLKSQAVLFRASHHSGPLEVELTRRNIPFVKFGGLKFLDSAHVKDMLAALRFAQNPRDRVAGFRLMQILPGVGPSTAQKVLDHMAEDPSPVAALAAMPAPPRSGDDWTSFVSTMQELKTGKAGWPAEIELVRQWYEPHLERLHEDASARLADLIQLEQIAGGYASRERFLTELTLDPPDATSDQAGVPLLDEDYLILSTIHSAKGQEWTKVFMLNVIDGCIPSDLAVGTTAEIEEERRLLYVAMTRAKDNLDLVVPQRFFTYGQNSQGDRHVYASRSRFIPATLLQFFEVCGWPQVKTDTAAAQQARQVRIDVGARMRGMWR; via the coding sequence ATGTATCTCGAGAGACTCAACCCCCAGCAACGCATGGCCGTTGAACACGGCACGCTCGCAGACGGCAGTCATGTGGCAGGTCCGCTGCTGGTCATCGCCGGGGCCGGCTCCGGCAAGACGAATACGCTTGCGCACCGCGTTGCCCATCTGATCCTCAAAGGCGCCGATCCGCGCCGAATCCTGCTCATGACCTTTTCCCGCCGGGCAGCAGCAGAAATGGGCCGCCGCGTCGAACGCATCTGCGGCGAGGTTCTCGGCAAGAATTCCGGCATCATGGCGGATGCACTTGCCTGGAGCGGCACGTTTCACGGCATCGGCGCACGCCTCTTGCGCGACTATGCCGAACAGATCGGCATCGATCCGGCCTTCTCCATCCATGACCGGGAAGACAGCGCCGACCTGATGAACCTCGTGCGTCATGATCTTGGTTTCTCGAAAACCGAGAGCCGGTTTCCGACAAAGGGAACCTGCCTGGCGATCTATTCGCGCGCGGTAAACTCGGAAATGGAACTGCCGCTCGTGCTGCGCGACGCCTTTCCCTGGTGCGCCACCTGGGAAAAGCAGCTTCGCGAGCTTTTCGCCTGTTACGTCGAGTCCAAGCAGAGCCAGAACGTGCTCGATTACGACGACCTGCTGCTCTACTGGGCGCAGATGGTGGCCGAGCCGATGATTGCCGAGGATATCGGCAGCCGCTTCGACCATGTGCTTGTCGATGAATATCAGGACACCAACAAGCTGCAGTCTTCCATACTTCTGGCGCTGAAGCCGACCGGCCAGGGCCTGACCGTCGTCGGCGACGATGCGCAGTCGATCTATTCCTTCCGCGCGGCGACGGTGCGCAACATCCTCGATTTTCCGGCCGCCTTCAGCCCGGCCGCCAACATCGTCACGCTTGACCGCAACTACCGCTCGACGCAGCCGATCCTGGCCGCCGCCAATGCCGTGATTGACCTTGCCTCCGAGCGTTTCACCAAGAACCTCTGGACGGAACGTGAATCGCCGGAACGGCCGCGACTGGTGACTGTGCGCGACGAGAATGATCAGGCACGTTACGTAGCCGACAAGGTTCTCGACAATCGCGAAGAGGGTGTGAAGCTGAAGAGCCAGGCCGTGCTCTTCCGCGCGTCGCATCACAGCGGCCCGCTGGAAGTGGAGCTGACCCGCCGCAACATTCCCTTCGTGAAGTTCGGCGGCCTGAAGTTCCTCGACAGCGCGCATGTGAAGGACATGCTGGCGGCACTGCGCTTTGCCCAGAATCCGCGCGACCGGGTGGCGGGCTTCCGGCTGATGCAGATCCTTCCGGGGGTCGGGCCTTCTACGGCGCAGAAGGTGCTGGACCATATGGCTGAGGACCCGAGCCCGGTTGCGGCGCTCGCCGCCATGCCTGCGCCGCCACGCTCGGGCGACGACTGGACCTCCTTCGTTTCGACCATGCAGGAGCTGAAGACCGGCAAGGCCGGCTGGCCCGCAGAGATCGAACTGGTGCGGCAATGGTATGAGCCGCATCTGGAACGGCTGCATGAAGATGCGAGCGCCCGGCTTGCCGATCTCATCCAGCTCGAACAAATCGCCGGCGGTTATGCTTCTCGCGAGCGCTTTCTGACCGAGCTTACGCTCGATCCGCCGGATGCAACCTCGGATCAGGCGGGCGTGCCGCTGCTCGATGAGGATTATCTCATCCTTTCGACCATCCATTCGGCCAAGGGACAGGAATGGACCAAGGTCTTCATGCTGAATGTCATCGACGGCTGCATTCCCTCCGATCTCGCGGTCGGGACGACGGCGGAAATCGAGGAAGAGCGGCGCCTCCTCTACGTGGCAATGACCCGCGCCAAGGACAATCTCGACCTCGTCGTGCCGCAGCGCTTCTTCACCTATGGTCAGAATTCGCAGGGCGATCGGCATGTCTATGCGTCGCGCAGCCGCTTCATTCCGGCCACGCTGCTGCAATTCTTCGAGGTTTGTGGCTGGCCTCAGGTCAAGACCGATACGGCAGCCGCCCAACAGGCGCGGCAGGTACGCATCGATGTCGGCGCGCGCATGCGGGGCATGTGGCGCTAG
- a CDS encoding BON domain-containing protein — protein MKSRNTAAMRASVESALHAAGDFDAAEIIVSTIGSCVILEGFVRQWSDSERARAIAEAIVGSGYVHCRMLVK, from the coding sequence ATGAAGAGCCGCAACACGGCCGCCATGCGCGCGTCCGTGGAAAGCGCCCTGCATGCTGCGGGCGATTTCGATGCAGCCGAAATCATCGTCTCCACCATCGGTTCCTGCGTCATTCTCGAAGGTTTCGTGCGCCAATGGAGCGACAGTGAGCGGGCTCGGGCGATTGCCGAGGCTATTGTCGGAAGCGGTTACGTCCATTGCCGCATGCTGGTGAAATAA
- a CDS encoding DUF982 domain-containing protein, which produces MATERWNGPIKVGFEGAGARTVNGPFDALACLAEHWPAMRGLKYLRARSVCRAALDGRKTVEEARAEFMAAAEEAKLKVH; this is translated from the coding sequence ATGGCAACTGAACGATGGAATGGTCCGATCAAGGTAGGTTTCGAAGGGGCCGGAGCACGCACGGTTAACGGACCGTTCGACGCCTTGGCGTGCCTTGCCGAGCACTGGCCTGCCATGCGCGGACTGAAATACCTCAGGGCACGGAGCGTCTGCCGCGCGGCACTCGATGGAAGAAAGACCGTCGAAGAGGCTCGCGCGGAGTTTATGGCAGCGGCCGAGGAAGCAAAGCTTAAGGTGCATTAA
- a CDS encoding tyrosine-type recombinase/integrase, which yields MPLKLIQRQGSENFYIRGTIRGQSVFESTGTSDRKTAEEIRIQTEARLLKESVHGKKALISFTEGAESYVASGGSPKYLVKKNKKTGKVTGVVTQLRGKLLKDITQSDLDQGAAALYPTANADTKNRQFFTPFIAVWNHCALNRWAEERKWRRPRKPKGTNVAVLKRKRAGTTPTSYDRAATFVGEMSPAAAQIMTALFYTGMRPIEMFTLEAPQIDIPGRWITLDASKTGEPRGVPMHEFLVPLFTSLLEKRKGIVFLSHKGEPYPPSDDFGGQISGAIEGARKRLAKRKIDIVDIAAYTGRHSASTQLVVNGVHPYIKDQILGHAADDMSRHYTNVPQPALIEAINTLPVPQIWRDLWWWEDPAYWSRRLIPAKKKVAVAGKLA from the coding sequence ATGCCCCTCAAACTCATCCAGCGTCAAGGCTCCGAAAACTTCTACATCCGTGGCACGATCAGAGGACAGAGCGTTTTCGAATCTACTGGCACTAGCGACCGCAAGACAGCCGAAGAAATCCGGATCCAGACAGAAGCGCGCCTCCTGAAGGAGAGCGTGCACGGCAAGAAGGCGCTTATCAGCTTCACCGAAGGAGCTGAAAGCTATGTTGCCTCGGGCGGTTCGCCGAAATATTTGGTCAAGAAAAACAAGAAGACCGGCAAAGTGACAGGCGTTGTTACCCAACTGCGCGGCAAGTTGCTGAAGGACATTACGCAGAGCGACCTAGATCAGGGCGCCGCGGCTTTGTATCCCACCGCCAATGCGGACACCAAAAACCGACAATTTTTCACCCCGTTCATTGCCGTCTGGAACCACTGTGCTCTCAACCGGTGGGCTGAGGAGAGGAAATGGCGCCGCCCGCGTAAGCCAAAAGGCACTAACGTGGCCGTACTGAAGCGCAAACGTGCTGGCACGACTCCCACAAGCTACGATCGTGCCGCGACCTTCGTCGGCGAGATGTCGCCCGCAGCAGCGCAGATCATGACAGCGCTTTTTTATACGGGCATGCGGCCGATCGAGATGTTTACGTTGGAGGCCCCGCAGATCGATATTCCCGGCCGATGGATCACCCTGGACGCCTCGAAGACCGGTGAACCCCGTGGGGTGCCGATGCATGAATTTCTCGTGCCGCTATTCACCTCACTGCTCGAGAAGCGCAAAGGCATTGTGTTCCTATCCCACAAGGGTGAACCCTACCCGCCTTCTGACGACTTCGGTGGCCAGATCTCCGGAGCCATCGAGGGAGCACGCAAGCGCCTCGCCAAGCGCAAGATCGATATCGTTGATATCGCGGCTTATACCGGGCGCCATAGCGCCTCAACACAGCTGGTGGTCAACGGCGTGCATCCTTACATCAAAGATCAAATCCTCGGTCATGCTGCCGACGACATGAGCCGTCATTATACGAACGTGCCGCAGCCTGCTCTCATTGAGGCAATCAATACCCTGCCTGTACCGCAGATTTGGCGCGATTTATGGTGGTGGGAAGATCCCGCATATTGGTCCCGTCGGCTTATCCCTGCAAAGAAGAAAGTTGCCGTCGCCGGCAAATTGGCTTAG